A genomic stretch from Flavobacterium sp. KS-LB2 includes:
- a CDS encoding DUF6327 family protein produces the protein METKKYSSYAQIERELEILKIEQEISYQKLAYGFQKTKESITPMNLVSGVVGSSLSAFSGSYGTILNIALPYVIKWIKKIKRGN, from the coding sequence ATGGAAACCAAAAAATATTCTTCGTATGCTCAAATTGAAAGGGAACTTGAAATTTTAAAGATTGAACAAGAAATCAGTTATCAGAAATTGGCTTATGGTTTTCAAAAAACAAAAGAAAGCATAACGCCAATGAATCTAGTAAGTGGAGTTGTTGGTTCTTCTTTATCGGCCTTTTCAGGGTCATACGGAACAATCTTAAACATTGCATTACCGTACGTAATCAAATGGATTAAAAAAATAAAAAGAGGCAATTAA
- a CDS encoding phage holin family protein, with amino-acid sequence MAFEELKENTENIQEQAKAYLESTVAYYKLWGFKVAMKSTTMIIKFSLILLCFSMVLLFCSVAAALAIGIALDSYALGFLIVGGVYLVITGILFSIKDKIVEGPILEKFSEIFFND; translated from the coding sequence ATGGCCTTTGAAGAACTAAAAGAAAATACAGAAAACATTCAAGAACAAGCCAAAGCTTATTTAGAAAGTACTGTGGCGTATTATAAATTGTGGGGTTTCAAGGTTGCAATGAAATCAACAACGATGATCATAAAATTTTCATTGATTTTATTGTGTTTCAGTATGGTTTTACTGTTTTGTTCTGTTGCCGCAGCGTTAGCTATAGGTATCGCTTTAGATAGTTACGCTTTGGGATTTTTAATCGTTGGAGGAGTTTATCTTGTGATTACAGGAATTTTATTTTCTATAAAAGATAAAATCGTTGAAGGACCAATTTTAGAGAAATTTTCAGAAATATTTTTTAACGACTAA